From the Candidatus Methanoperedens sp. genome, the window GATACCTGTTTCAACGAGTAATAGACCCGCTCGGGTATAAATTCAGTCCTGACGGGGAACTTGTTGATTTTTTACTTGAGCAGGAAGTCTTGCTGGAAAGAAAACACGGCATCCCATACTGCCCGTGCCAGGGCCTTACAAGGAAAAGAGAAGAAAACATGAAAATAGTCTGTCCCTGCATTCCTTTCCACCGGGAGCACTTTGACTTAATGAAACGCTGCTGGTGTGGGCTCTATGTACATAAGGACGTTACCAATCCTGATGAACTGAGACAGATACCCCTAAATGAGATCAGAGGTTCAAATGTTCATTAAAGCCGCAAAAATGAGCGAAATATTGCATGCAGGAATGAAGGCTGTTGAATTGAATGGAATAGAGATCGTTCTGTGCAACTATGATGGAAAAATATATGCCGTCAACAGAAGATGCGGCCATACGAATGCCCCTCTTGACATGGGGACTTTAGAAGGCTATATTTTAACCTGTCCGATGCACAGTTCACAATTCGATATAACTACAGGCGAAGTTTTGAGTGAGCCGGTTCCCCGGAATTTTGGAAATGAACCATTCCCTGAAGACCTGAATAAACATTTTCAGTACCTTGGCATGCTCATGTCACACATTAAGACCTGCGGAATAAAGACATATCCGGTTAAGATAGAGGGGGATTCGATAACGGTGGATGTGGGAGAAGAGGGCTGCCTTTAATCACATAGGGGGATAGATGATTGTCATGTTGTCGTTAATTGTTATCGGATCGCAATACTGGTATATGTGCAGTAAGAGTTGATCATGAGATTTGGATGGATGCTGGCTGGACTTATTGCTGTGATCTTCTTAGTCGTGGTGTTCGTACTTTTTGGGTTGCAGCCATCCGTGAAATCCAGTGCTTCAGGTAATATCAGCCTGCCGCAGGGATTCAGGATAGATGTTTATGCAGGTGATCTGGGAGGAAGCCCGGTTTCATATCCCGGCCCGAGAATGATGTTATTGAAGGATAATGTTCTGTTTGTCACCATAACGAACCAGGGGAGAATTGTAGCGCTTCCTGACAGGAATAATGATAAAAAAGCAGACGGAGTCATTACTTTTATCGACAAACTCAACAATCCGCATGGAATTGATTACTTCGACGGCTGGTTTTATATCGCCGAGGAAAACAGGGTGATCCGGGTGAAGTCAAATGGCAGTGTCGCTGACATGAATACCCTTGAAGTCCTTATCGACAACCTGCCGACGGGGGGACATTTTACCAGGACTATCAAAATCCATAATAACAGCTTATTTTTGAGCATCGGCTCTTCATGCAATGTCTGCATTGAACAGGATGAAAGGAGAGCTACGATAACACGGTGCAACCTTGACGGAAGCGGCTGCAATGTTTTCGCAAAAGGTTTGAGAAATGCTGTAGGTTTTGTTTTCCATCCAGTTACGGGTAAATTGTATGCCACTGATAACGGGCGCGATTGGCTTGGCGATGACCTGCCGCCGGATGAAATCAATCTGATCGAAGAAGGTAAAAACTATGGCTGGCCGATATGCTACGGCAATAATATCCATGACGCGGATTTCGATAAGAATACGTATATCCGCAATCCCTGCATGGAACCATTTGAGATGCCAGGCCTTGTAGACCTCCAGGCACATTCGGCGCCCCTTGGTCTTGCTTTCTATTATGGTGACAGCTTCCCGGAGGAATACAGAGGTAACCTTTTCGTCGCATATCACGGATCATGGAACCGCAAGGAACCTACTGGTTACAAGATCGTGAGCATAAATATGACCAGCTTTTCAGTAAAAGATTTCGCGACAGGCTGGCTTCAGGGGAGGATCGTTCTCGGCAGACCTGTGGATGTAGTCGTTGCGGAGGATGGGTCGCTGTTTGTGAGTGATGATAATGCGGGGAAGATATACAGGATTTCATACAAAAATTCATAGATATACCGATAATAATGTGCCGCAAGTTCTCCTGTTGTCTTATTCAAGCTCTGTATTCTTCAAATGTAGAGTTGAAATAATTTCCTGGGTGATGTAGCTATGGCGGACTACTCAATTTTATTATTGCGATAACTATCAATAAAATAGCAGTACCCGCAAACAGCCATGCCCATTCATTAGGATGCCTTTGTTTCGAATTTTCCATATTTGCAAACACCATTCCTTCCCTAGATTGAACCATAGAATAGTTTGAATTCTGATTAGCACTATTAAATTTATACGCTGCCTGGTTTTCTTTTGCTTTATTTAGATAATCATCGGCTTTTTCTTGTCTTAATTTCGCCATCGAATAATCCGTTTCTGGTTCTTCGATAAAATTAAGGACCACTTCTCTGAATGAGTTAGGGATTTGGGAATTCAAATCATTAAGTTCACTTGTGGCGTTATTTATAAAAATTTGAGATTCTTCAGATTTGTAATTAATTCGGTTGGATGCTGATCCTGCATCTTCTTTATAGTCTTGGGTTAAGAGTTGTTTCAATTTCACATTGTTGTTTTTAACCATAGGTTCTGCATTATCGATAACACCTACATTGAGCAAATATATTAAACTCAAAACACCAAAGTAGGCTTTTTTCCTATACTCAATATCGTCCATAATCCCTTTATTGTAAATCTGAAAATCTTGTGTTATACCATTATAAGCATATCCCTTTTTAAGACTGTAAGTATATCTTCCTCCATTAATAATTTCGATAAGAAGTTTATCATCACTTGATATTTTACACTCCCCAGAAACTAACAACATTGGATAATCGACTTCGGATATTAGCCCACCCCATTTCAATACTTTTATCGCTTTTGTAGTTTTTGGTTCAATCAATGGTAGTGCTTTTCCCAATAAATTTGTACTCTCAGCATTGAAAGTATCAGAATCAAAAAAACCGCATAATATACCAGAAACACTATTTGAAAAAATATAGGCTGATTCTGTTATGTTTCCCGAATTAACCAATTCAATGGCATTTTTACTCCTGAAAACATCCTCCAATGTTTGGCTGTCAAAAAATTTTCTTTGTTGGATATCAAAAGGGATAATAATACAAGTTTGGTTTTGGTCGCAGTAAGAATAAAAATTAATCTTTGGTGCAGAAGACAAATCTCTTTCACCATCATAAAACAATGCTTCATTTTGGTCATAATTCATCGAAAATGTAATTGAAGGTGTTTCGCCACTATTGTTAAACTCGTTTAGATATTCATCCGTTTCAAGTTGCCCCCGATATGATTCAGGAGATACTTCGGGAGATTCTTCAGGATATACCATTGGTTTAAAAAATCGTATTTTTTCGCTTTGATTAAGAACTATAACTTGAGTATTTATTTTATCGCCTAAATCCCTATAGGGTTCTCTTACCCATGTTGGTTTTAAAGTTTGGCTTATATTTGTGTCAAGGACTTGATAAAAATTTATTGTGACATTGTATTTCTTAAGGTCTTTTATTAATTCTATTAATTGAGCGTTGTATATTTTTCCACTTGTATTTCCATCCAGATTTCCATCAGAAATTAGCACTATTTGTTTCGTGCCTGTGGAATTATATAGTATTTTTCTGGCTTCATCAAAACCCTCATAAATGTTATCTCTGGCTACATCTCCTTCTTTACCAGTAATATTACGAACAAATCTTTCGAGGATTGTCCTATTATCTTGAGTATTGGTAGAATAAACATTTGAGTTTTTAATACCATCTCCATAAACCACAACCGAAACATTGCTATCAGCTTCAATATTATGGATGGAATATATGGCGTTTGATTGGATATATGGTCTCAACGAAGCAGTGCTACCTGAGTAGTCCAACAAAATTACAAGATTATCCTCTAAAGTTGCATTTATTTCAACTTCAGCAGTACCAATTATAGATAATAATAGAGTGAAAGATAAAATTATACAGATAGTTGATAAAATATATTTACGACTTATTCTAAAAACCTTATTATCCAAATTTGAGTTAAGTAGAGGGGGCATATTAATTTTCTTCCAGTTATTTTTTTCCCCTCAACTAAATATTGTTTTCAGTCTAAATCAATTTTTCGCCGTTACATTTATTAGTAACGTTAATAATGTTACTAATATGATAAATTATGGAATTGACAGGACAGAAAAAAGTGCACATTGTTCCAATGGGATTTGAGATAGACCGCATTGAACTTCCCCTGAAAATGATTGGTGCTGACAAGGTATTCTTACTAACAGATGAGAAAGAAAAAGAGATTGGTCTTCGTTATCTTGAAGAACTCGAACGCAGAATTAAAACAATTATAGATGTAGAGGATTTCAAGGTAATAGGTTGCCCTATGTGGGATTTTCAAAATCTTATGTCTCTAATATGTGAACTTGTTAGGAAGGAGAAATTGGCAGGAAACTTTATCTATATAAATGTGTCCTCTGGAAGTAAACTATCAGCAATAGCGGGTACATTGGCTTCACTTATGTATGGGGCAATTCCATATTATGCACAGGCCAAGAAATATAATATTAAGAATCCAGGCATCAAAAGTGGAGAAATTTGTGGTATCACAAGCGGAGTAAATAAGATATTGCAGATACCTTCCTACACTATCGAGAGACCGCCAGATGAACTAATCAATGCTCTCGCAATACTTTCAGATAAAGGTGGACGGATATCCCAGAAAGAGTATATCTTCGAGCTTGAGAAACGTGGATTCATAGATGATGCGATTGGAATAGGGCGTGGGCAAAGGAAAGAAGTCACTAAAAAAGGATATGCCAAAGCCAAAAGACAATTTTTTGAGAAACTCGAAGAAAAGGGATGGGCTGTGAAAAAGGGGAAAGGACGCTCTTCGTATATTGAAATCACAAATGAGGGCACGAATACATTTGAGACGTTTATTAAGGTCGCAGATGTTGAAAAGAAACAGAGTTAAATTATAAAATGTGGGTTTTGTTCACTTTTCCAAATAATCCATCTTCGGGTGTCTTCCAGGTTTCATTCTAAGCGTTCCTGAAAGCTTCTTCTTGAGCATATCCACAGATATAAATGTAAAAATATATCTATTAAGTTTTAGTAAAATATACAGGATTTATTATGCCGGCAGATAAATAACGAGCTAATGTCACTATCAGAGGTTATTATAGAAAAAATCCGGCAAAGTGGCGCGATTTCCTTCCGCGATTTTATGGAAATGGCCCTATATTACCCGGGACTCGGGTATTATACCTCAACCAGACAAAAAATAGGAAAGACCGGAGATTATTACACAAGTCCCAACCTGAGTCCGGCTTTCGGGGAAATGCTGGGAAGGCAGATCGAGGAGATGTGGCAAATATTGGGAAAAAATGAGTTCACTGTGGTGGAGATGGGGGCAGGAACAGGGCTCCTTTCAGGTGATGTTCATACCTATCTCAGCAAGAACCCTGAATTGAATCACGACTTAAATTATTGCATAATCGAAAAAAGCCCTGCAATGCGGGAAGAACAGAAGAAGCGATTGGGAGAAAAGGTAAGCTGGTTTGATTCTCTTGAAGAACTTGGCAAGATGAGAGGATGCATATTTTCCAATGAAGTTGTGGATGCTTTTCCCGTGCACCAGGTGGTGATGGAAGAAGAACTCATGGAGATCTGCGTGGATTATAGCGATCGCTTTTATGAAACGCTAAGACCTGCCTCAAGCGAACTTAAAGATTATCTTGCGGAAATGGGTGTGGTTTTGCCCCAGGGATACAGGACCGAGATCAATCTTGATGCGATAAAATGGATCGGAGAAATTGCTTCCATTCTCACAAAAGGATTTGTCATAACCATTGATTACGGCTATCCTTCCTGGGAATTGTATCAGGATTATAGAAATTCCGGGACCCTCATGTGCTATTACAGGCACACAGCAAGCGACAATCCATATGTGCATATCGGGGAGCAGGATATCACGTCTCATGTGAATTTTTCGGCGCTTGCACGCTGGGGCAATAAGAATGGATTGCAGCTCTGTGGATTCACGGACCAGGTGCATTTCTTATTGGGGCTTGGCATCGAAGAATACATGAAGAAGTTGCAGGAAATCGACCAAAGGAATTCCATAAAAGAAATGCTTGCTGTGAAAACTCTCCTTATGGAAATGGGTGAAACCTTCAAAATCCTGATACAGAGGAAGGGACTTACATGTAAAGAACTCTCTGGCCTGAAGTTTCAGAGTAGCTGGAAACTATTTTAGAAAAAAAGGTGTAATAAAAAAATTAGAAAAAAATTATTAAACCGTTACACACATCGTTTCACCGCAGCATACAATCGCTTCCTCGCTGGGTTCGATGCATACCATCTCGCATCCGCATGTTTCGCAATAGTATATATCACCTTTTTCCGCACCCTTTTCCTTCTTTGCCCTGGTTTTCTTCGGTTTTGCCCTGGGGGGTTTTGTTCCGGTGGTTTTTGCCACTGCCGCTATTTTACTCCTTTCTTTCCACCACGAAGAAGACGGTGTAGTGGATTTAGACTTTGCTTTTTTTGCCATTAATTTACCTCCACTTTATCTTTATTATAATTCTTGCATTAATGAGATTTATACATATCGGTCAAAAGGGCTGTGGGACAAAATTGAAAGACACCCCCTCCATT encodes:
- a CDS encoding ferredoxin:thioredoxin reductase; the protein is MNTESRKKALRYLFQRVIDPLGYKFSPDGELVDFLLEQEVLLERKHGIPYCPCQGLTRKREENMKIVCPCIPFHREHFDLMKRCWCGLYVHKDVTNPDELRQIPLNEIRGSNVH
- a CDS encoding Rieske 2Fe-2S domain-containing protein — encoded protein: MFIKAAKMSEILHAGMKAVELNGIEIVLCNYDGKIYAVNRRCGHTNAPLDMGTLEGYILTCPMHSSQFDITTGEVLSEPVPRNFGNEPFPEDLNKHFQYLGMLMSHIKTCGIKTYPVKIEGDSITVDVGEEGCL
- a CDS encoding PQQ-dependent sugar dehydrogenase gives rise to the protein MRFGWMLAGLIAVIFLVVVFVLFGLQPSVKSSASGNISLPQGFRIDVYAGDLGGSPVSYPGPRMMLLKDNVLFVTITNQGRIVALPDRNNDKKADGVITFIDKLNNPHGIDYFDGWFYIAEENRVIRVKSNGSVADMNTLEVLIDNLPTGGHFTRTIKIHNNSLFLSIGSSCNVCIEQDERRATITRCNLDGSGCNVFAKGLRNAVGFVFHPVTGKLYATDNGRDWLGDDLPPDEINLIEEGKNYGWPICYGNNIHDADFDKNTYIRNPCMEPFEMPGLVDLQAHSAPLGLAFYYGDSFPEEYRGNLFVAYHGSWNRKEPTGYKIVSINMTSFSVKDFATGWLQGRIVLGRPVDVVVAEDGSLFVSDDNAGKIYRISYKNS
- a CDS encoding VWA domain-containing protein, translating into MDNKVFRISRKYILSTICIILSFTLLLSIIGTAEVEINATLEDNLVILLDYSGSTASLRPYIQSNAIYSIHNIEADSNVSVVVYGDGIKNSNVYSTNTQDNRTILERFVRNITGKEGDVARDNIYEGFDEARKILYNSTGTKQIVLISDGNLDGNTSGKIYNAQLIELIKDLKKYNVTINFYQVLDTNISQTLKPTWVREPYRDLGDKINTQVIVLNQSEKIRFFKPMVYPEESPEVSPESYRGQLETDEYLNEFNNSGETPSITFSMNYDQNEALFYDGERDLSSAPKINFYSYCDQNQTCIIIPFDIQQRKFFDSQTLEDVFRSKNAIELVNSGNITESAYIFSNSVSGILCGFFDSDTFNAESTNLLGKALPLIEPKTTKAIKVLKWGGLISEVDYPMLLVSGECKISSDDKLLIEIINGGRYTYSLKKGYAYNGITQDFQIYNKGIMDDIEYRKKAYFGVLSLIYLLNVGVIDNAEPMVKNNNVKLKQLLTQDYKEDAGSASNRINYKSEESQIFINNATSELNDLNSQIPNSFREVVLNFIEEPETDYSMAKLRQEKADDYLNKAKENQAAYKFNSANQNSNYSMVQSREGMVFANMENSKQRHPNEWAWLFAGTAILLIVIAIIKLSSPP
- a CDS encoding DUF6293 family protein, with translation MELTGQKKVHIVPMGFEIDRIELPLKMIGADKVFLLTDEKEKEIGLRYLEELERRIKTIIDVEDFKVIGCPMWDFQNLMSLICELVRKEKLAGNFIYINVSSGSKLSAIAGTLASLMYGAIPYYAQAKKYNIKNPGIKSGEICGITSGVNKILQIPSYTIERPPDELINALAILSDKGGRISQKEYIFELEKRGFIDDAIGIGRGQRKEVTKKGYAKAKRQFFEKLEEKGWAVKKGKGRSSYIEITNEGTNTFETFIKVADVEKKQS
- a CDS encoding SAM-dependent methyltransferase — translated: MSLSEVIIEKIRQSGAISFRDFMEMALYYPGLGYYTSTRQKIGKTGDYYTSPNLSPAFGEMLGRQIEEMWQILGKNEFTVVEMGAGTGLLSGDVHTYLSKNPELNHDLNYCIIEKSPAMREEQKKRLGEKVSWFDSLEELGKMRGCIFSNEVVDAFPVHQVVMEEELMEICVDYSDRFYETLRPASSELKDYLAEMGVVLPQGYRTEINLDAIKWIGEIASILTKGFVITIDYGYPSWELYQDYRNSGTLMCYYRHTASDNPYVHIGEQDITSHVNFSALARWGNKNGLQLCGFTDQVHFLLGLGIEEYMKKLQEIDQRNSIKEMLAVKTLLMEMGETFKILIQRKGLTCKELSGLKFQSSWKLF